A region from the Triticum urartu cultivar G1812 chromosome 1, Tu2.1, whole genome shotgun sequence genome encodes:
- the LOC125534903 gene encoding defensin Tk-AMP-D1 — protein sequence MASPRRMAAAPAAALLIVLLLVATEMGTTKTAEARTCQSQSHKFKGACFSDTNCDSVCRTENFPRGQCNQHHVERKCYCERDC from the exons ATGGCGTCCCCTCGTCGCATGgccgccgcgcccgccgccgccctcctcatcgtgctcctcctcgtcgccacAG AGATGGGGACGACGAAGACGGCGGAGGCCCGGACGTGCCAGTCGCAGAGCCACAAGTTCAAGGGCGCCTGCTTCAGCGACACCAACTGCGACAGCGTGTGCCGCACCGAGAACTTCCCCCGCGGGCAGTGCAACCAGCACCACGTCGAGCGCAAGTGCTACTGCGAGCGGGACTGCTGA
- the LOC125532516 gene encoding putative F-box protein At5g15660, with translation MAMEEEEISGKELLRPDNSLAEEEDAAVASRLADDLIVEILSRLPFRSVCRFKCVSKPWRDLIAHPAHRKKLPQTLAGVLYTTITRADGERYHLAGLSAEAEGLDLDTSLTFLQPTENRYLRLRHACNGLLLCSYDPDAESQVRFVVCNPATRRWAELPPRLQSRPNTRKYIIEHLHPGPLYLAIHFLHRDSCKYISLFCFSHIKHVLKFKPLQAGKDF, from the coding sequence AtggccatggaggaggaggagatatCTGGGAAGGAGTTGTTGAGGCCGGACAACTCTCTTGCGGAGGAGGAGGATGCGGCGGTGGCCAGTCGACTCGCCGATGACCTAATCGTGGAGATCCTGTCCCGGCTCCCCTTCCGGTCCGTCTGCCGTTTCAAGTGCGTCTCTAAGCCCTGGCGCGACCTCATcgcccaccccgcccaccgcaaGAAGCTGCCCCAGACCCTCGCCGGCGTCCTCTACACCACCATCACCCGTGCCGACGGCGAACGCTACCACCTGGCCGGCCTCTCGGCCGAGGCCGAGGGTCTTGATCTCGACACTTCACTCACGTTCCTGCAGCCTACGGAGAACAGGTACTTAAGGCTGAGGCACGCCTGCAATGGTCTCCTCCTCTGCTCCTACGACCCGGACGCGGAATCTCAAGTCCGTTTTGTCGTCTGCAATCCGGCCACCCGGAGGTGGGCGGAGCTGCCCCCTCGCCTGCAGTCGCGGCCAAACACACGAAAATATATAATAGAGCACCTGCACCCGGGCCCTCTCTATCTAGCCATCCATTTTCTGCATCGCGATTCGTGCAAATACATTTCTCTTTTTTGCTTCTCTCACATAAAACATGTTTTGAAGTTCAAACCTTTGCAGGCTGGCAAAGATTTCTAG
- the LOC125534690 gene encoding glutathione S-transferase 1-like, translating into MYTTKSIIPKDLLVLRLGSTTSQLILVSKKIMAPVKVYGLPMNGSVARVLACLEEVGAEYEVMAVDLHTGEHKRLPHLARNPFGQVPAFQDGDLVLFESRAISKYILRKGSSDLLRENNLSESAMVDVWLDVESQKFDSVMLPIIFQGLVIPVYMGGTSDLKVLEENLEKLKEIMEVYEERLSKYKYLAGDFISLADISHFPMVHLLHETPYAAVLDAYPHVKAWIAGVMDRPTVKKVMGLMKTFG; encoded by the exons ATGTACACCACAAAATCCATCATTCCCAAGGATCTCCTTGTCCTTCGTCTTGGCTCCACAACATCACAACTGATACTAGTAAGTAAGAAAATAATGGCTCCGGTGAAGGTGTACGGGCTGCCCATGAACGGAAGCGTGGCGCGCGTTCTGGCATGCCTAGAGGAAGTGGGAGCTGAGTATGAGGTCATGGCCGTCGACCTACACACCGGCGAGCACAAGAGGCTGCCACATCTTGCTCGTAAT CCCTTCGGCCAGGTCCCCGCCTTCCAGGATGGAGACCTGGTCCTCTTTG AATCACGTGCAATCTCAAAGTATATACTCCGGAAAGGATCATCAGATTTACTGAGGGAAAACAACCTCTCTGAGTCCGCAATGGTTGATGTGTGGCTTGACGTCGAATCCCAGAAATTTGACAGCGTCATGCTGCCAATCATCTTTCAAGGTCTCGTCATCCCGGTTTACATGGGTGGGACTAGCGATCTCAAAGTTCTTGAAGAAAACCTAGAGAAACTGAAGGAAATCATGGAAGTCTATGAGGAACGCTTGTCCAAGTACAAGTACTTGGCAGGAGATTTCATTAGCTTAGCGGACATTAGTCATTTCCCAATGGTTCACCTATTGCATGAAACTCCCTATGCGGCGGTGCTTGATGCATATCCACATGTGAAAGCATGGATTGCTGGCGTAATGGATCGGCCTACTGTGAAGAAGGTCATGGGGCTTATGAAGACATTTGGTTGA